A region from the Natronorubrum halophilum genome encodes:
- a CDS encoding tRNA sulfurtransferase: MHPPGADTVLLRHGDVNTKSNTVKRYMEGILVENIEALLADRSVPGEVERRWNRPLIHTSEAAIEEATAAATDAFGVVSASPALIVSTEKERILEALVETAREHYDGGTFAVDARRADKTLAYDSEDLAREAGTAIWEAVEDAFDPEVDLDDPDITFGVEVREDLAFVYLESIPGPGGLPLGAQDPVIALISGGIDSPVAAYEMMTRGSPVVPAYVDLGAYGGIDHEARAMETVRTLSRYAPNFDMQVYKIPGGETVDVLVEEMEQGRMLSLRRFFYRAGEILAERVDANGIVTGEAIGQKSSQTVRNLGVTSRAARLPIHRPLLTWDKKDIVAEAREIDTYTDSTINAGCNRVAPDRVETNARLEPLLAAEPDDLLERAEAAAKNAELVDP; encoded by the coding sequence ATGCACCCGCCAGGAGCTGATACCGTCCTCCTCCGTCACGGGGACGTCAATACCAAGAGCAACACCGTCAAGCGGTACATGGAGGGGATCCTCGTGGAGAATATCGAGGCGCTCCTCGCGGACCGCTCGGTTCCCGGCGAGGTCGAACGCCGCTGGAATCGACCGCTGATTCACACCTCCGAAGCGGCTATCGAGGAGGCGACTGCGGCTGCGACGGACGCCTTCGGCGTCGTCTCCGCGAGTCCCGCCCTGATCGTCAGCACCGAGAAGGAACGAATTCTCGAGGCGCTCGTCGAGACCGCCCGCGAGCACTACGACGGCGGCACGTTCGCGGTCGACGCCCGTCGGGCGGACAAAACGCTCGCCTACGACAGCGAGGACCTGGCTCGCGAGGCCGGAACCGCCATCTGGGAGGCCGTCGAGGACGCGTTCGATCCCGAGGTCGATCTCGACGACCCCGATATCACCTTCGGCGTCGAGGTTCGCGAGGATCTCGCGTTCGTCTACCTCGAGTCCATCCCGGGTCCGGGCGGTCTGCCGCTCGGTGCGCAGGACCCGGTCATCGCGCTGATCAGCGGCGGGATCGACTCGCCGGTCGCGGCCTACGAGATGATGACGCGCGGAAGCCCGGTTGTTCCGGCTTACGTCGATCTCGGTGCCTACGGCGGTATCGATCACGAGGCGCGCGCGATGGAGACGGTTCGAACCCTCTCGCGGTACGCGCCGAACTTCGACATGCAGGTGTACAAGATCCCCGGCGGCGAAACCGTCGACGTGCTCGTCGAGGAGATGGAACAGGGCCGGATGCTCTCGCTGCGGCGATTCTTCTACCGCGCCGGCGAGATACTGGCCGAGCGCGTCGATGCCAACGGGATCGTCACCGGCGAAGCGATCGGCCAGAAGTCGAGCCAGACCGTCCGGAACCTCGGGGTCACCAGCCGCGCCGCTCGCCTGCCGATTCACCGGCCGCTGCTCACCTGGGACAAAAAGGATATCGTCGCCGAGGCCCGCGAGATCGATACCTACACCGATTCGACGATCAACGCCGGCTGCAACCGCGTGGCTCCTGATCGGGTCGAAACGAACGCTCGACTCGAGCCCCTGCTCGCGGCCGAGCCCGACGACCTGCTCGAGCGCGCCGAAGCGGCCGCGAAGAACGCGGAACTGGTCGACCCCTGA
- a CDS encoding DUF5804 family protein: protein MTRVCLIGKPDCNLQYELLSRETSREALATYDLERPFENSLSLHTVSVGAAVSLLNDLNWYLTRFVDEALVQEPSVSEDEWLSRSLARALRNGSVEPDETAEFCKIYGLERVGADSADSEQSNTNTNENANGPGNEGRVNEPGSATPPSRPDGSGRVTDSSGADGSDDGTESGRNAETTVRLVEPLYVRRTDGDLPGYDLRDVEETLVVRLTEAEHSP, encoded by the coding sequence GTGACCCGCGTCTGCCTCATCGGGAAGCCTGACTGTAACCTCCAGTACGAACTCCTCTCCCGGGAGACGTCCCGCGAGGCCCTCGCGACGTACGACCTCGAGCGCCCGTTCGAGAACTCGCTTTCGCTCCACACGGTCAGCGTCGGCGCTGCCGTCTCGCTGCTGAACGACCTGAACTGGTACCTGACGCGATTCGTCGACGAGGCGCTCGTCCAGGAGCCGAGCGTCAGCGAGGACGAGTGGCTCTCGCGCTCGCTCGCTCGAGCGCTCCGCAACGGGTCCGTCGAACCGGACGAGACCGCCGAGTTCTGCAAGATCTACGGCCTCGAGCGGGTCGGTGCGGATTCGGCCGACAGTGAACAGTCGAACACAAACACGAACGAAAACGCGAACGGGCCCGGAAACGAGGGACGCGTGAACGAGCCCGGTTCGGCGACACCGCCGAGTCGGCCGGACGGCTCGGGACGTGTGACCGACTCGAGCGGTGCGGACGGGTCGGACGACGGAACCGAGTCGGGGCGTAACGCCGAGACGACCGTGCGACTCGTCGAACCGCTGTACGTCCGCCGGACCGACGGTGATCTCCCCGGCTACGATCTCAGGGACGTCGAGGAAACGCTCGTCGTTCGACTCACGGAAGCCGAACACTCTCCCTGA
- a CDS encoding PLP-dependent cysteine synthase family protein, with translation MKGSILDTIGSPLVQVDSPEGATVAAKVESFNPGGSAKDRPALQMIRAAEREGAIEPGDWLVEPTSGNTGIGLSLVCAARDYDLTIVMPSDKSEERRRIMAAYGAELELVDGDMETARARADELEDAGAIQLGQFENPANPEAHYRTTGPEILEQVGDREIDAFVAGVGTGGTISGTGRRLREEFPEMDVIAVEPARNAVLSTGESGTDEFQGMGPGFVSDNLDLDLIDRVETVTLEDAEDECRRLAREEGVLVGQSSGATSLVSQRIATEIAEPTLECPEVPGAFDEPIATPEPDGGETVDDCPLVVTVFWDSGERYLSTGLFD, from the coding sequence ATGAAAGGGAGCATCCTGGACACGATCGGCTCGCCGCTCGTCCAGGTCGACTCGCCGGAGGGCGCGACCGTCGCCGCAAAGGTCGAATCCTTCAATCCCGGCGGCTCGGCCAAGGACCGGCCGGCCCTCCAGATGATCCGCGCAGCCGAACGCGAGGGCGCGATCGAACCCGGCGACTGGCTCGTCGAACCGACCAGCGGAAACACCGGTATCGGTCTCTCGCTGGTCTGTGCGGCCCGAGACTACGACCTGACCATCGTCATGCCCTCGGACAAGTCCGAGGAACGCCGTCGGATCATGGCGGCCTACGGCGCGGAACTCGAGTTGGTCGACGGCGACATGGAGACCGCCCGCGCCCGCGCCGACGAACTCGAGGACGCGGGGGCGATCCAACTGGGCCAGTTCGAGAATCCGGCCAACCCCGAGGCGCACTACCGAACGACCGGGCCGGAGATCCTCGAACAGGTCGGCGACCGCGAGATCGACGCCTTCGTCGCCGGGGTCGGAACCGGCGGCACGATCTCGGGAACCGGCCGCCGACTCCGCGAGGAGTTTCCGGAGATGGACGTCATCGCCGTCGAGCCGGCGCGAAACGCCGTCCTCTCGACCGGCGAATCCGGAACCGACGAGTTCCAGGGGATGGGTCCCGGCTTCGTCAGCGACAACCTGGATCTGGACCTGATCGACCGCGTCGAAACGGTGACGCTCGAGGACGCCGAGGACGAGTGTCGTCGTCTCGCCCGCGAGGAGGGCGTCCTCGTGGGCCAATCGAGCGGCGCGACGAGCCTGGTCTCACAGCGGATCGCCACCGAAATCGCGGAACCGACGCTCGAGTGCCCGGAGGTCCCCGGCGCGTTCGACGAACCGATAGCGACGCCCGAACCGGACGGCGGAGAGACGGTCGACGACTGTCCGCTCGTGGTCACCGTCTTCTGGGACAGCGGCGAACGGTACCTCTCGACGGGGCTGTTCGATTGA
- a CDS encoding Leu/Phe/Val dehydrogenase: protein MVFDSTAHSDHEQVSYFTDPETGLRAIVAIHDTTLGPSLGGTRILDYDSEDDALEDVLRLSHAMTYKAAAADLPLGGGKAVVLGDPDEIKREALFEAYGRAVDCLAGRYITSVDVNSGVEDMDVIARETDHVVGTSGGLGDPSPITAHGVFHGIRACAESVYGAPSMDGRDVVIQGLGKVGRSLAEELLADGASVTVSDVDRDAVDAFAEEYDVETVRPDAVYSQSCDAFAPCAVGGLINDDTIPQLDCDIVAGGANNVLADRRHAAALRERDVLYAPDYVINGAGLITVAKEYLGGTRAEAFEEAAAVGDRLLEMIELADERDTTVLEAADAYAERRIEAGKRTPTVPS, encoded by the coding sequence ATGGTATTCGACTCGACCGCTCACTCGGATCACGAGCAGGTATCGTACTTCACGGACCCCGAAACCGGGCTGCGGGCGATCGTCGCGATCCACGATACGACGCTCGGACCGTCCCTCGGCGGAACGCGGATTCTGGATTACGACTCGGAGGACGACGCGCTCGAGGACGTCCTGCGACTCTCCCACGCCATGACGTACAAGGCGGCAGCGGCCGACCTCCCGCTGGGCGGCGGAAAAGCGGTCGTCCTCGGTGATCCCGACGAGATCAAACGCGAAGCGCTGTTCGAGGCGTACGGCCGGGCCGTCGACTGTCTCGCGGGCCGGTACATCACGTCGGTCGACGTCAACTCCGGCGTCGAGGATATGGACGTCATCGCTCGAGAAACCGACCACGTCGTCGGTACGAGCGGCGGGCTGGGCGATCCGTCACCGATCACAGCCCACGGCGTCTTTCACGGGATTCGGGCCTGTGCGGAGTCCGTTTACGGAGCGCCGTCGATGGACGGTCGCGACGTCGTGATTCAGGGGCTCGGCAAGGTCGGCCGATCGCTCGCCGAAGAACTGCTCGCCGACGGGGCCTCGGTGACGGTCTCCGACGTCGACCGGGATGCTGTCGATGCGTTCGCTGAGGAGTACGACGTCGAAACCGTCCGACCGGATGCGGTCTACAGCCAATCCTGCGACGCCTTCGCACCCTGTGCCGTCGGCGGGCTGATCAACGACGACACGATTCCACAACTCGACTGCGATATCGTCGCGGGCGGGGCGAACAACGTCCTCGCCGACCGTCGACACGCGGCCGCCCTCCGCGAGCGGGACGTCCTGTACGCTCCGGACTACGTGATCAATGGTGCCGGTCTGATCACGGTCGCAAAGGAGTACCTCGGCGGCACGCGGGCGGAAGCCTTCGAGGAGGCGGCCGCGGTCGGTGACCGGCTGCTCGAGATGATCGAACTTGCCGACGAACGGGACACGACGGTGCTCGAAGCCGCCGACGCGTACGCCGAACGTCGCATCGAGGCTGGCAAGCGGACGCCGACTGTTCCGTCGTAA
- a CDS encoding TlpA family protein disulfide reductase: protein MSLETMQPNPTWDAASYEDAVNTLEAHNDEVVYTVWAGDWCKDCRKLLPDFGAALEAAAVSDDRINEIALDQDKQGPMVEEYDIEYIPTIVVENDDGEELTRFVESEDLPPAIWLAAELDERL from the coding sequence ATGAGTCTCGAGACCATGCAGCCAAACCCGACGTGGGACGCCGCCTCCTACGAGGACGCCGTCAACACGCTCGAAGCGCACAACGACGAGGTCGTCTACACGGTCTGGGCTGGTGACTGGTGTAAGGACTGTCGAAAACTGCTACCGGACTTCGGGGCCGCACTCGAGGCGGCGGCCGTTTCCGACGACCGGATCAACGAAATCGCCCTCGATCAGGACAAACAGGGGCCCATGGTCGAGGAGTACGACATCGAGTACATCCCGACGATCGTGGTCGAGAACGACGACGGCGAGGAACTAACGCGGTTCGTCGAATCGGAAGACCTTCCACCGGCGATTTGGCTGGCAGCAGAACTCGACGAACGCCTGTAG
- a CDS encoding polysaccharide deacetylase family protein: MDRVQSNGWSGDFSYDFYRTLLRSLQSRFEVRTLSEYPDCRSSNEPIAFVRHDVDVCLDEAVTMAQVEYQLGISSTYMILPETSLYDLEAKRDSLITIQDFGHEIGLHCDLDSEPSDSRNGTNSVGSGLLPEERTQIEAARNRLESIGVGPIESLSFHQPTERLLGGPPTVAGMVNAYSSELLSSYISDSRGRWREGSPIRTVSTASDVDTFQLLTHPVWWTHDHEPPLERLSTVAKRIDVTNERIYDELVSIYPAFADRIEQLKS, translated from the coding sequence ATGGATCGAGTTCAGTCGAACGGGTGGAGCGGAGACTTCAGCTACGACTTCTATCGAACGCTCCTCCGTTCGCTCCAGTCTCGCTTCGAGGTTCGGACGCTCTCGGAGTACCCGGACTGCCGCTCGTCGAACGAGCCGATAGCGTTCGTACGCCACGACGTCGACGTCTGTCTCGACGAAGCGGTCACGATGGCGCAGGTCGAGTACCAGCTCGGAATCAGTTCGACGTACATGATCCTGCCGGAGACGTCGCTGTACGATCTCGAAGCGAAACGGGACAGCCTCATCACGATCCAGGACTTCGGCCACGAAATCGGTCTCCACTGTGACCTGGATTCAGAGCCGTCAGATAGCCGGAACGGTACGAACTCCGTCGGTAGCGGACTCTTACCAGAAGAGCGAACGCAGATCGAAGCGGCGCGAAACCGGCTCGAGTCGATCGGCGTCGGTCCGATCGAATCGCTCTCGTTTCACCAGCCGACGGAGCGGTTGCTCGGCGGCCCACCGACCGTTGCGGGAATGGTCAACGCGTACAGTTCGGAGCTGTTGTCATCCTACATCTCAGACTCCCGGGGCCGATGGCGTGAGGGATCGCCGATCAGAACGGTATCCACGGCGTCGGATGTCGACACGTTCCAGCTATTGACGCATCCGGTGTGGTGGACGCACGACCACGAACCGCCGCTCGAGCGATTGAGCACCGTTGCGAAGAGGATCGACGTGACGAACGAACGGATTTACGACGAACTCGTGTCCATCTATCCGGCGTTCGCCGATCGTATCGAACAACTGAAATCCTGA
- a CDS encoding WbqC family protein, whose translation MSDLAGNETARDDDSEQRTTARAGSEIATSQSRTDSADAGRQAERTVAIHQPNYLPWIGFFHKIHHSDTFVFLDDVEYTANSWINRNKIKTPDGWTWLTVPVHGSTGPIETVEIANEDWRNVHRKSLQQNYGKAASFDEVGDFFETVFERSWTSLCELNVHVIRELTDRIGLECQFVRSSNLDVDATKTERIVRLCDELDADRYLSGTGARSYLSPTRFEAADVTLEYQSIDHPQYEQRFGEFVPQLSIVDVLMNVGWDGTNELIHAIDDP comes from the coding sequence GTGAGCGATCTAGCCGGGAACGAGACTGCGCGGGATGACGATTCCGAACAGCGAACCACGGCCCGGGCCGGGTCCGAAATCGCCACGTCCCAGTCACGGACCGATTCGGCGGATGCCGGTCGACAGGCCGAACGCACTGTCGCGATCCACCAGCCGAACTATCTGCCCTGGATCGGTTTCTTCCACAAGATACACCACAGTGATACGTTCGTCTTTCTCGACGACGTCGAGTACACGGCCAACTCCTGGATAAACCGGAACAAGATCAAGACGCCGGACGGCTGGACGTGGCTCACCGTTCCCGTTCACGGCTCTACCGGACCGATCGAAACCGTCGAGATCGCAAACGAGGACTGGCGTAACGTCCACCGGAAGAGTCTGCAACAAAACTACGGCAAAGCGGCGTCGTTCGACGAGGTCGGGGACTTCTTCGAGACCGTGTTCGAACGCTCGTGGACCTCGCTGTGTGAACTAAACGTCCACGTGATTCGAGAACTGACCGATCGAATCGGGCTCGAGTGCCAGTTCGTCCGCTCGTCGAACCTCGACGTCGACGCGACGAAAACGGAACGGATCGTCCGTCTCTGTGACGAACTCGATGCCGACCGGTATCTCTCCGGGACTGGCGCCCGCTCCTATCTCAGTCCAACGCGGTTCGAGGCGGCGGACGTCACGCTCGAGTATCAGTCGATAGACCATCCGCAGTACGAACAACGATTCGGTGAGTTCGTTCCGCAGTTGTCCATCGTCGACGTGCTCATGAACGTCGGTTGGGACGGGACGAACGAACTGATTCACGCGATCGACGACCCATGA
- a CDS encoding thioredoxin domain-containing protein, which translates to MTEPTQRNRLAEEESPYLRQHADNPVNWQPWDERALEAAEERDVPIFLSIGYSACHWCHVMADESFADEEVAELLNENFVPIKVDREERPDVDSIYMTVCQLVSGQGGWPLSAWLTPEGKPFYVGTYFPKEAKRGQPGFLDILEQLANSWEQDREEVENRAQQWTDAVKDRLEETPDSVAAAEPPSSEVLETAADAALRSADRQHGGFGSGGPKFPQPSRLHVLARAYDRTGRSAYLEVLEESLDAMAAGGLYDHVGGGFHRYCVDRDWTVPHFEKMLYDNAEIPRAFLAGYQLTGEERYAEVIEETLEFVDRELTHDEGGFFATLDAQSEDPETGEHEEGAFYVWTPAEVAAVLEDETSAELFCARYDITESGNFEGANQPNRVTSVSTLADEFDLAADEIERRLESARERLAEARERRPRPNRDEKVLAGWNGLMIATCAEAALVLGEDEYAEMGVGALEFVRDRLWNEDEQRLSRRYKDVSEQRSEGRETGSHGGDVKVDGYLEDYAFLARGALGCYEATGDVDHLAFALDLARTIEAEFWDAERGTLYFTPESGESLVTRPQELNDQSTPSATGVAAEMLLALDGFADDEEFETIASTVLETHANRIEANALQHASLCLAADRLEAGALEITVAADELPDEWRDRFAEEYHPDRLFALRPPTQEGLEDWLRQLGLEEAPAIWAGREARDGEPTLYVCRDRTCSPPTHDVEDALEWVGDNGEPRDSSETTLDESESPF; encoded by the coding sequence ATGACCGAACCGACCCAGCGCAATCGGCTCGCCGAGGAGGAGAGTCCCTATCTGCGCCAACACGCGGACAACCCCGTCAACTGGCAGCCGTGGGACGAACGGGCCCTCGAGGCGGCCGAGGAACGCGACGTGCCGATCTTCCTCTCGATCGGGTACTCGGCGTGTCACTGGTGTCACGTCATGGCCGACGAGAGCTTCGCGGACGAGGAAGTCGCCGAACTCCTGAACGAAAACTTCGTCCCGATCAAAGTCGACCGCGAGGAGCGCCCCGATGTCGACAGCATCTACATGACCGTCTGCCAGCTCGTCTCCGGACAGGGTGGCTGGCCCCTCTCGGCGTGGCTCACGCCCGAGGGCAAGCCCTTCTACGTCGGAACCTACTTCCCGAAGGAGGCGAAACGGGGCCAGCCGGGCTTCCTCGATATCCTCGAGCAACTCGCCAACTCCTGGGAACAGGACCGCGAGGAAGTCGAGAATCGCGCCCAGCAGTGGACGGACGCAGTGAAAGACCGCCTCGAGGAGACCCCGGATTCCGTCGCCGCGGCGGAGCCGCCATCCAGCGAGGTCCTCGAGACGGCGGCCGACGCGGCGCTTCGGAGTGCGGACCGGCAACACGGCGGCTTCGGCTCCGGCGGACCGAAGTTCCCACAGCCCTCGAGACTCCACGTGCTCGCCCGCGCGTACGATCGGACCGGTCGATCGGCGTACCTCGAGGTGCTCGAGGAATCCCTCGACGCGATGGCAGCGGGCGGGCTCTACGACCACGTCGGCGGCGGCTTCCACCGCTACTGCGTCGACCGGGACTGGACGGTGCCCCACTTCGAGAAGATGCTCTACGACAACGCCGAGATTCCGCGGGCGTTCCTCGCCGGCTACCAGCTGACGGGCGAGGAGCGCTACGCCGAGGTCATCGAGGAGACCCTCGAGTTCGTCGACCGCGAACTGACCCACGACGAGGGCGGCTTCTTCGCCACGTTAGACGCCCAGAGCGAGGACCCCGAGACCGGCGAGCACGAAGAGGGGGCGTTCTACGTCTGGACGCCCGCCGAGGTCGCCGCGGTGCTCGAGGACGAGACCAGCGCGGAGCTGTTCTGTGCCCGCTACGATATCACCGAGTCGGGCAACTTCGAGGGAGCGAACCAGCCGAATCGCGTGACGTCCGTCTCGACGCTCGCCGACGAGTTCGACCTCGCAGCAGACGAGATCGAACGGCGACTCGAGTCCGCTCGCGAACGACTCGCCGAGGCTCGAGAACGGCGTCCGCGCCCCAACCGCGACGAGAAGGTGCTCGCGGGCTGGAACGGACTCATGATCGCTACCTGCGCGGAGGCAGCGCTGGTGCTGGGCGAGGACGAGTATGCCGAGATGGGCGTCGGGGCTCTCGAGTTCGTTCGGGACCGACTCTGGAACGAAGACGAGCAGCGACTCTCCCGGCGCTACAAAGACGTCTCCGAGCAGCGCTCGGAGGGTCGCGAGACCGGATCTCACGGCGGGGACGTCAAAGTCGACGGCTACCTCGAGGACTACGCCTTCCTCGCTCGCGGCGCGCTGGGGTGCTACGAGGCCACGGGCGATGTCGACCACCTCGCGTTCGCGCTTGATCTCGCGCGAACCATCGAAGCCGAGTTCTGGGACGCAGAGCGGGGAACGCTGTACTTCACCCCCGAGAGCGGCGAGTCTCTCGTCACCCGGCCTCAGGAGTTGAACGACCAGTCGACGCCCTCTGCGACCGGCGTCGCGGCCGAGATGCTGCTCGCGCTCGACGGTTTTGCAGACGACGAAGAGTTCGAAACGATCGCATCGACCGTCCTCGAGACCCACGCGAACCGCATCGAGGCGAACGCGCTCCAACACGCCTCGCTCTGTCTCGCCGCGGATCGACTCGAGGCGGGCGCACTCGAGATCACCGTCGCCGCCGACGAGTTACCCGACGAGTGGCGCGACCGCTTCGCCGAGGAGTACCACCCCGACCGGCTGTTCGCGTTGCGTCCGCCGACCCAGGAGGGGCTGGAGGACTGGCTCCGCCAGTTAGGTCTCGAAGAGGCACCGGCGATCTGGGCCGGGCGCGAGGCTCGCGACGGCGAACCGACGCTGTACGTCTGCCGGGATCGGACGTGCTCGCCGCCGACGCACGACGTGGAGGACGCGCTCGAGTGGGTGGGCGACAACGGCGAACCGAGAGACTCGAGCGAGACCACGCTCGACGAATCGGAGAGTCCGTTCTAG
- a CDS encoding HdeD family acid-resistance protein translates to MTTTTNEETYDGFPLDVDWQLIGITGGIIALLGVLAIAFPLVTGISITYVLSALLIISGIVHVATAFSNRGWRGTAWQLILAAVAVVAGLILLANPVLGLASLTILVIAYLVVDGIVELAASVRMGSQGGRGYVAASGVLSLVLAVLLWAGFPADATWVVGLLVGVSLLMTGFSMVLVSMSGRRTQRDFDAGMAESRKA, encoded by the coding sequence ATGACAACAACAACCAATGAAGAGACCTACGACGGCTTCCCGCTCGACGTCGACTGGCAGCTAATCGGGATCACCGGCGGTATCATCGCGCTGCTCGGCGTTCTTGCGATCGCGTTTCCCCTCGTGACGGGGATTTCGATAACGTACGTGCTGAGTGCGCTGCTCATCATTAGCGGCATCGTCCACGTGGCAACCGCGTTCTCGAACCGCGGATGGCGCGGAACGGCGTGGCAACTCATCCTCGCTGCCGTTGCCGTGGTCGCCGGCCTCATCCTCCTCGCAAACCCGGTCCTGGGGCTCGCGTCGCTCACGATACTCGTCATCGCCTACCTGGTCGTCGACGGGATCGTAGAACTCGCTGCGAGCGTCCGCATGGGTAGCCAGGGTGGGCGGGGCTACGTCGCAGCCAGCGGCGTTCTCTCACTGGTCCTCGCCGTACTTCTCTGGGCCGGGTTCCCCGCCGATGCGACCTGGGTCGTCGGCCTGCTCGTCGGCGTGAGCCTGCTCATGACCGGATTTTCGATGGTCCTCGTCTCGATGTCCGGTCGCCGAACCCAGCGGGATTTCGACGCCGGCATGGCCGAATCGCGAAAAGCCTGA